The stretch of DNA ATTATATTTTTGAACCTTATCCGGCATGATTGAATACGAAAATCTGGCAAAACTCAACCAATCTTTCTTTAGTGAGTACCAACAAGCCTTTAAAGAAACCCTCGACAGTGGCTGGTTTATTTTAGGAAAAAAAGTACAGCAATTTGAACATTCCTTTGCCGAATACTGTGGTACCAAACACTGTATTGGTGTAGCCAATGGTTTAGATGCATTAATATTGGCTTTACGAGCTTGCTATTTCGAAAAGGGAAGCGAAATAATTGTGCCTTCAAATACCTATATCGCTACCATATTATCAATTTTACACAACAACCTGGTACCGGTATTAGTTGAACCCGATATTCGAACCTACAATATAGATCCTTCAAAAATTGAAGAAAAAATAACTTCTAAAACACGCGCCATTCTTGTTGTTCATTTATATGGCAAACTTTGTGAAATGGACACAATAAACAAGTTGGCAAAAACTAAAGGCTTGCTGGTGATAGAAGATTGTGCTCAAGCGCATGGTGCTTCCTATAAATCGATAAATGCCGGAAATTGGGGAACACTCGCTGCTTTCAGTTTTTACCCTACCAAAAATTTAGGAGCATTGGCCGATGCTGGAGCAATAACATGTAATAGCAATGAATTGGAAACAGATTTAAAAGCACTACGCAATTACGGCTCACATGTAAAATATTACAACGAAGTAGTAGGTTACAATTCCCGTTTGGATGAAGTACAAGCTGCATTTTTAAGTATTAAATTAAAGTATCTTGATGCGATTAATGAGCATAAAAAAAAGTTAGCAGCACTTTATTTAAAGTACCTGAAAGCTGATTTTATTAAACCAACTACACATCCCGATTACAATGACGTGTATCACATTTTTTGTATACGCCATCCCAAGCGTAATGCACTCAAAGAGTATTTGTTGCAGAACAATATCAAAACCGAAATTCATTATCCGGTTGCACCCAATAAGCAAAAAGCGATGATAGGAATACTTGACAATCAGGAAAGTCCTATTGCTGAAGAAATTCATCAAACTACATTAAGCTTACCCATTTCATATTTTCATACTGAGCAAGAGATTCATCGGGTAATCGAAATCATGAATCAATTTTAACAATGCCTACAATCTCAGTTATTACTATAAATTATAACAATTTGGCCGGTTTAAAAGAAACGGTTGCCAGCGTTATAAATCAAGTTGAAGCTGATTTTGAATACCTACTTATAGATGGTGGTTCAAGTGATGGCAGTAAAGAATTTATTCAGCAAAATCAGCATAAATTCAGCTATTGGGTTTCTGAAAAGGATGCTGGAATTTATGCTGCGATGAACAAAGGAATTGATAGAGCTAAAGGTGAGTATTGTCTTTTCTTAAACAGTGGTGATGTTCTTGTTGATAAAGGTATTTTGAACAAAGTAATTTCTTTACATCGAACTGAATCAATACTTTATGGTGAACTAATTTTTGATTTTGGAGGAGGAAAGGAAAAATTAGCCAAACTTCCTAAACATCTAAACTTGTTGCATCTTTATACTGATAATATTTGGCACCCGGCAAGTTTTATAAAACGAAATTTGCTCTTGAGCTTTGGAAAGTACAATGAAACATTTAGCATCGCCGCTGATTACGAATTTTTCTTTTATACACTTGGTATACAAAAAGAAAGTAGCTACTATCTTGATTTTCCTATTAGCAAATATGCCAGCGATGGTATAAGCTCACTTCCTGAAAACGCCGACCGAGTTATGAATGAGCGCAGTCGTGTACACCAAAAATATTTAAATAGGCAACAACTGAAAGTACTAGAAAATTGGAAAAAATATAAATCAGAAGCTGTGGCAAATTGGATAAGCAAAAGGTATTTTTTAAATTCTGTGTTAGACAAACTGCTAGCTATTTACCATAAGTTCAGAAATAAAAAATGGTAAACACATCCCGTAAAATAACATTCTTTACGCCTAGTTTTACAAGCACTGGTTCTGAAATTGTGTTGTGCAATATGCTCAATTCGCTCAATCCTACTATTTCTGCAAAACTTGTTAGTTATTATTCAGGAGGTAGTTTATGGAACAAGCTTACTAAAAATTACAGTAAAAATTCCTTGTATCATTTCAATCCTCAAAAAGGAATTTTCGCGCGAATATTTCACCGCTTGGAGAAGACCTTTTTAGTTCCTAAAAAATTAAAAAAGTATACAAATTCAGTATGGTATATCAATACCATTGTACTTCCTGAGATACTTGAATTTGCTGCTGCCAACGGTATTCGTACTATAGTACATTCGCACGAAATGGAGCACATGTTTAATTTGTTGTCGACGCAGCAACTTAAACAACTAATACAATATCCTGAATTAATTATTGCAAATTCAGCTGCCAGTGAAAAAGTTTTGAATGAACTAGGGAGAACGAATAAAATTAAACGCATTTATCCTGCAATTAAAAGCTTGACTATCCAAAGAGACACAGTTGCTTATTCCAATTTTCGTAAAAATTAGGAATAGGAAGTACTGAAAAACTTTGGGTTATGTGTGGTACTCTTGATTCAAATAAAAACCCTGAGTTGTTTATGCAAACTGCAAAATTGGTGTTGGAAGCAGCTAACAACTACAAATTTATGTGGAT from Bacteroidota bacterium encodes:
- a CDS encoding glycosyltransferase — encoded protein: MPTISVITINYNNLAGLKETVASVINQVEADFEYLLIDGGSSDGSKEFIQQNQHKFSYWVSEKDAGIYAAMNKGIDRAKGEYCLFLNSGDVLVDKGILNKVISLHRTESILYGELIFDFGGGKEKLAKLPKHLNLLHLYTDNIWHPASFIKRNLLLSFGKYNETFSIAADYEFFFYTLGIQKESSYYLDFPISKYASDGISSLPENADRVMNERSRVHQKYLNRQQLKVLENWKKYKSEAVANWISKRYFLNSVLDKLLAIYHKFRNKKW
- a CDS encoding DegT/DnrJ/EryC1/StrS family aminotransferase, whose amino-acid sequence is MIEYENLAKLNQSFFSEYQQAFKETLDSGWFILGKKVQQFEHSFAEYCGTKHCIGVANGLDALILALRACYFEKGSEIIVPSNTYIATILSILHNNLVPVLVEPDIRTYNIDPSKIEEKITSKTRAILVVHLYGKLCEMDTINKLAKTKGLLVIEDCAQAHGASYKSINAGNWGTLAAFSFYPTKNLGALADAGAITCNSNELETDLKALRNYGSHVKYYNEVVGYNSRLDEVQAAFLSIKLKYLDAINEHKKKLAALYLKYLKADFIKPTTHPDYNDVYHIFCIRHPKRNALKEYLLQNNIKTEIHYPVAPNKQKAMIGILDNQESPIAEEIHQTTLSLPISYFHTEQEIHRVIEIMNQF